The genomic window GTCAAAGTTCGCATCCTCGATGGCACCGGCAACATAGACGCGAGCCTTGATCCGGGGTGCCAGCAGATGCGGGCTGCCGGGCGTGTCGTTGGCCAGCCCACCGCCATGATAGGACGCCGCGGCCACAATCCGGTCCGGAAACGTCGCCGCGGTGACCAAGGCCAGCCGACCGCCCATGCAATAACCGACGACACCGACCGGACCAGCCTTGATGTCGGGCCGTGTTGCCATGAAGGCAAGCAATGCTTCTGTATCGGCCATTACGGCCTTTGGTGTCACCGGCGCCATGTATTTTTCCCGGTGCGCCTGACGCAGTACGGGATCGGTGAAGGTGACCTTGGGATCAACCGGTTCATAGGCGCCCGACCGGTAGAACAGGTCGGGAAGCAGAACAGCGTATCCGGCTTCGGCCAAGCGGCGCGCCATCCGATGCAATGCCGGACGGATACCGGGCCCGTCCATGTATAGAATGACCGCGGGCCAGATCCCCGTCCCCTGAGGCAGATGCAGCCAGGTAGGGCACATTCCGTCCCGCGTCTGGATATCCACACATTGCATTCAATGCCACCTTTCAAAGACAACCTAAAGGCGCCAGCCCAGCCGCAACAGTAGCGCCACTGAGCGTTTGAGGGCCATTGGAGTTGGGTTTTCTGCGATTGATTA from Niveispirillum cyanobacteriorum includes these protein-coding regions:
- a CDS encoding dienelactone hydrolase family protein, encoding MQCVDIQTRDGMCPTWLHLPQGTGIWPAVILYMDGPGIRPALHRMARRLAEAGYAVLLPDLFYRSGAYEPVDPKVTFTDPVLRQAHREKYMAPVTPKAVMADTEALLAFMATRPDIKAGPVGVVGYCMGGRLALVTAATFPDRIVAAASYHGGGLANDTPGSPHLLAPRIKARVYVAGAIEDANFDDDQKQRLTQALAEAGVDHVVETRPARHGWVPDDMPVHDPAEAEHHWLTLLALFGRSFDKAA